In Crassostrea angulata isolate pt1a10 chromosome 6, ASM2561291v2, whole genome shotgun sequence, a genomic segment contains:
- the LOC128187743 gene encoding carbonyl reductase [NADPH] 1-like: MSTKVAVVTGSNKGIGYAIVRGLCKIFKGDVFLTARNEELGKKAIQSLNEEGFSPKFHQLDITDQASIERLRDFLKNTYGGLDILVNNAGIAYKNASPAPFAEQAEVTNKTNYFGTIAVCDALFPLLRPHARVVHLSSMSSSFAIRKCSPEVQAKFLNPNITIEELTALMNDFIQAAKNGEHEKKGYPSSAYGMSKVGISVLTHIQQRQLSADSREDIIVNACCPGYVDTDMTSHKGPKTVDEGADTPIYLALLPEGTKSPAGEFVADRKVYKFNEYKM; encoded by the coding sequence GTGACAGGGTCCAACAAAGGAATAGGTTATGCCATTGTCAGAGGcctatgtaaaatatttaaaggcGATGTCTTCCTAACAGCAAGAAACGAAGAGCTCGGCAAAAAGGCCATTCAGAGCTTAAATGAAGAGGGTTTTTCTCCAAAGTTCCATCAACTTGATATCACCGACCAAGCAAGCATTGAAAGATTAAGAGACTTTTTGAAGAACACTTACGGTGGTTTAGACATTCTGGTAAACAATGCTGGAATTGCTTACAAGAATGCATCTCCTGCCCCATTTGCAGAGCAAGCTGAGGTAACAAACAAAACCAACTACTTTGGAACCATCGCAGTATGCGACGCACTTTTCCCCTTGTTGAGACCACATGCAAGAGTAGTCCATTTGTCAAGCATGTCTAGCAGTTTTGCCATTAGAAAATGTAGTCCAGAAGTTCAAGCCAAATTCCTGAATCCAAATATCACGATCGAAGAGTTGACAGCCTTGATGAACGATTTCATTCAAGCAGCGAAAAATGGCGAGCATGAGAAGAAAGGTTACCCCAGCAGTGCTTATGGCATGTCTAAAGTTGGGATCAGTGTCCTCACGCATATCCAACAACGCCAGCTTTCTGCTGATTCTAGAGAAGACATCATTGTCAACGCTTGCTGTCCAGGGTATGTAGATACGGATATGACATCCCACAAGGGTCCGAAAACCGTCGACGAGGGGGCAGATACACCCATTTATCTGGCTCTCCTACCCGAAGGCACTAAGAGTCCTGCTGGAGAGTTTGTCGCTGATCGCAAAGTTTATAAGTTCAATGAATATAAAATgtga